One Lucilia cuprina isolate Lc7/37 chromosome 4, ASM2204524v1, whole genome shotgun sequence DNA segment encodes these proteins:
- the LOC111688566 gene encoding zinc finger protein 239-like isoform X1: MTLTNIVCRTCFTASGGLNPLTKMSYFNKKETKSYAELLEEVTNMNIKEHKYREFPQSICDKCIRSLKTAHKFIQQAKEVNEKLYIMLNKKLSTMQKTKNAIGEEIEIKVENNALEAEGKMDCLQETQIDLETFLEIKIENKQIEKEMDSLDGLKETIENKDGDTRKRESLKIDKYNDLDDSESIDTNITDSDSDWQESEKVSDRKLAKQKADKKFINVATESNNSVFEGKHNDSNNNKDDSETNKIPTKTKSLSKVNKCLNEEIVESAVPCNVCNKIFQNSKALESHLKISHIPDDKKCSCPLCGNKYVKYSNMYAHMRAVHGQDSVIYMNKPERPESDYIFKCDKCPKKYCQKKSLVKHKQSKHSPRTMETKKKKSPAVNPGSLCPICGKVFTSRNHLTAHVRQHTGERPFKCDFCERSFLVVTELNRHRRQHTGDKPHKCEKCGKGFVSAKYLRQHMASHSDERPNKCNQCERRYKFAQDLKIHMLTHTGERPFICTVCGDSFQRPVTLRQHRKIHELNVLSST; encoded by the exons atgACATTAACAAATATCGTGTGTCGTACATGTTTTACTGCCAGTGGAGGTTTAAATCCTCTAACAAAGATGagttactttaataaaaaagaaacaaaatcctATGCTGAGCTTCTAGAGGAAGTCACAAACATGAAT ATCAAAGAACACAAATATCGAGAATTTCCCCAATCAATATGCGATAAATGTATACGTAGTCTAAAAACTGCCCATAAATTTATACAACAAGCCAAAGAAGTCAATGAAAAACTATACATTATGCTAAATAAGAAATTGTCTACCATGCAGAAGACCAAAAATGCTATAGGAGAAGAAATAGAAATTAAAGTGGAAAATAATGCTCTGGAAGCAGAGGGAAAAATGGATTGTTTACAGGAAACACAAATCGATTTAGAAAcgtttttagaaataaaaattgaaaacaaacaaattgaaaaggAAATGGACTCATTGGATGGTTTAAAAgaaactatagaaaataaagatGGAGATACACGAAAAAGAGAAAGTTTGAAAATCGATAA atATAACGATTTGGATGATTCTGAATCTATAGACACAAATATTACAGATTCGGATTCAGACTGGCAGGAAAGTGAAAAAGTATCAGACAGAAAATTAGCCAAACAGAAAGCAgacaaaaagtttattaatgTTGCAACTGAATCAAATAATTCTGTTTTCGAAGGAAAACATAACGACTCAAATAACAATAAAGATGACAGTGAAACTAATAAAAttccaacaaaaacaaaatctttaagcAAAGTTAATAAATGCTTAAATGAAGAAATTGTCGAATCGGCCGTACCCTGcaatgtttgtaataaaatatttcaaaattctaaaGCCTTAGAGAGTCATCTAAAAATTAGCCATATACCGGACGATAAGAAATGTTCATGCCCCTTATGTGGCAACAAATATGTTAAGTATAGCAATATGTATGCACACATGCGTGCGGTACATGGACAAGATTCAgttatttatatgaataaacCCGAAAGGCCAGAAAGTGATTATATCTTTAAATGTGATAAATGCCCCAAAAAATATTGCCAGAAAAAAAGTCTAGTCAAACATAAACAATCAAAACATTCTCCACGTACAATGGAAACGAAAAAGAAGAAATCACCTGCTGTAAATCCGGGTTCATTATGTCCAATTTGTGGCAAAGTTTTTACTTCCCGTAATCACTTAACGGCTCACGTAAGGCAACACACTGGTGAACGGCCATTTAAATGTGATTTTTGTGAACGTAGTTTTTTAGTTGTTACCGAACTTAACCGACATCGACGTCAACATACCGGTGATAAACCGCATAAATGTGAGAAATGTGGCAAAGGTTTTGTCTCAGCGAAATATTTACGTCAACATATGGCCTCGCATAGCGATGAAAGGCCCAATAAATGTAACCAATGTGAACGTCGTTATAAATTTGCACaggatttaaaaatacatatgttaaCACATACCGGTGAACGACCATTTATATGTACGGTGTGTGGAGATAGTTTTCAACGACCGGTTACACTGAGACAACATCGAAAAATACATGAATTGAATGTATTATCGTCCACTTAA